In Phaeobacter inhibens DSM 16374, the following proteins share a genomic window:
- a CDS encoding AMP-binding protein — translation MLGPSAHTDTFTRDNLPPVDQWPEFLTDGYDYPERLNAAVELTDAMVAKGFGDHTALIGNGRRRTYKELTDWTNRLAHVLVEDLGVQPGNRILIRSANNPAMVACWLAATKAGAVVVNTMPMLRAGELAKIIDKAEISHALCDTRLMEELVACAKTSAHLKSVVGFDGTSNHDAELDRLALEKPVRFEAVATGRDDVALLGFTSGTTGSPKATVHFHRDLLMIADGYAAEVLQVTPEDIFVGSPPLAFTFGLGGLAIFPLRFGAAATLLENASPPNLIEIIETYKATVCFTAPTAYRVMLRAMEEGADLSSLRAAVSAGETLPAPVYDEWIAQTGKPMLDGMGATEMLHIFISNRFDDHRPACTGKPVKGYRVRVLDSDGNEAPRGEVGRLAVKGPTGCRYLADARQGEYVKDGWNITGDSFVMDVDGYLHFAARNDDMIVSAGYNIAGPEVEAALLSHDLVTECAVIGASDDARGEIVQAHVVLAEGAQASEVLTRALQDHVKAAIAPYKYPRDIVYTDALPKTETGKIQRFRLKST, via the coding sequence ATGCTGGGACCAAGCGCACATACCGACACATTCACCCGCGACAACCTGCCGCCGGTGGATCAGTGGCCGGAGTTCCTGACCGACGGATATGACTATCCTGAGCGATTGAATGCGGCAGTCGAATTGACCGATGCCATGGTCGCCAAAGGGTTCGGGGATCATACGGCGCTGATCGGCAACGGGCGGCGGCGGACCTATAAGGAACTGACCGATTGGACCAACCGGCTGGCCCATGTTCTGGTGGAGGATCTGGGGGTGCAGCCCGGCAACCGGATCCTGATCCGCTCTGCCAACAATCCGGCGATGGTGGCCTGCTGGCTGGCGGCGACCAAGGCAGGCGCTGTGGTGGTGAACACCATGCCGATGCTGCGGGCAGGCGAGCTGGCGAAGATCATCGACAAGGCAGAGATCAGCCATGCGCTGTGTGATACCCGGCTGATGGAGGAGCTGGTTGCCTGTGCCAAAACCTCGGCGCATCTGAAGTCCGTCGTCGGGTTCGATGGCACCTCCAACCATGATGCGGAACTGGATCGGTTGGCGCTGGAAAAACCGGTGCGGTTTGAGGCGGTGGCGACGGGCCGCGATGATGTGGCCCTTCTGGGGTTCACCTCAGGCACCACGGGGTCACCGAAAGCGACGGTGCATTTTCACCGCGATCTTTTGATGATTGCCGATGGTTATGCAGCCGAGGTGCTACAGGTCACGCCTGAGGATATCTTTGTCGGCTCGCCGCCGCTGGCGTTTACGTTTGGACTGGGCGGTCTGGCAATTTTTCCGCTGCGGTTTGGGGCGGCGGCGACCTTGCTGGAAAATGCCTCGCCGCCGAATCTTATTGAGATCATCGAGACATACAAGGCAACGGTCTGTTTTACCGCGCCGACCGCCTATCGGGTGATGCTGCGCGCGATGGAGGAGGGGGCAGATCTGTCATCGCTCAGGGCGGCAGTGTCCGCCGGGGAAACCCTGCCAGCGCCGGTTTATGACGAATGGATAGCCCAGACTGGCAAGCCGATGTTGGATGGGATGGGGGCGACGGAGATGCTGCATATCTTCATCTCCAACCGGTTTGACGACCACCGCCCCGCCTGCACCGGCAAACCTGTGAAGGGCTACCGGGTGCGGGTTCTGGACAGTGATGGCAATGAAGCCCCGCGCGGAGAGGTTGGCCGACTGGCAGTGAAGGGGCCGACCGGGTGCCGCTACCTCGCGGATGCGCGGCAGGGTGAGTACGTCAAGGATGGCTGGAACATCACCGGCGACAGTTTCGTGATGGACGTTGATGGCTATCTGCACTTTGCTGCACGCAACGATGATATGATCGTCTCTGCCGGGTATAACATAGCCGGTCCGGAGGTTGAGGCGGCGTTGCTGTCCCATGACCTGGTGACGGAATGTGCCGTGATCGGCGCCAGCGATGATGCGCGGGGCGAGATCGTGCAGGCCCATGTTGTGCTGGCCGAGGGGGCGCAGGCGTCGGAGGTCCTGACCAGGGCGCTGCAGGATCACGTCAAGGCAGCCATTGCACCCTATAAATACCCCCGCGATATCGTCTACAC